In the Natronolimnobius baerhuensis genome, one interval contains:
- a CDS encoding homoserine kinase: MLTVRAPATSANLGSGFDVFGIALGTPADVVRVERAPKTTISVSGAGSEYIPEDPKKNTVGAVAEALDAPARIEIDKGVRPSSGLGSSAASAAAAAVALNELYDRGLTREELVPIAAEGEALVSGEAHSDNVAPSLLGGFTVATADGVTQVDTQIPVVACLPETTVSTRDARGVVPDSAPLGDVVATVGNAATLSVGMTRNDPELVGRGMADEIVTPKRTALIDGYERVREAALKAGATGVTVSGAGPGVLAVCYEADQRAVASAMLEAFNDVGIDSRAYQTRVGEGARLYPDDA; this comes from the coding sequence ATGCTCACCGTGCGGGCGCCAGCGACGAGTGCGAATCTCGGGAGTGGCTTCGACGTCTTCGGAATCGCGCTCGGGACGCCCGCCGACGTCGTTCGGGTCGAACGCGCCCCGAAGACGACGATTTCAGTTAGCGGGGCCGGCAGCGAGTACATCCCGGAAGACCCCAAGAAAAACACCGTTGGGGCCGTCGCGGAGGCGCTCGACGCGCCAGCCCGGATCGAGATCGACAAGGGCGTTCGCCCCTCCTCGGGACTCGGCTCGTCGGCTGCGAGCGCCGCGGCCGCGGCCGTCGCCCTGAACGAACTGTACGACCGCGGGCTCACGCGCGAGGAACTCGTCCCGATTGCCGCCGAAGGCGAGGCACTCGTCTCCGGCGAAGCCCACTCAGACAACGTCGCACCCTCGTTGCTCGGCGGCTTTACCGTCGCCACGGCCGACGGCGTCACACAGGTCGATACGCAGATTCCCGTTGTCGCCTGTCTCCCCGAAACGACCGTCTCGACGCGGGACGCCCGCGGTGTCGTCCCCGACAGCGCACCACTCGGCGATGTCGTCGCCACCGTCGGCAACGCCGCCACGCTTTCGGTCGGGATGACGCGCAACGACCCCGAACTCGTCGGCCGCGGCATGGCCGACGAGATCGTCACTCCCAAACGAACCGCGCTGATCGACGGCTACGAACGCGTCCGCGAGGCAGCCCTCAAGGCCGGCGCAACTGGCGTCACCGTCAGTGGCGCGGGGCCGGGCGTCCTCGCTGTCTGTTACGAGGCCGATCAGCGCGCCGTCGCCTCGGCCATGCTCGAGGCCTTTAACGACGTGGGAATCGACAGCCGCGCCTACCAGACTCGCGTCGGCGAGGGCGCGCGGCTGTACCCCGACGACGCGTAG
- a CDS encoding MFS transporter, whose amino-acid sequence MDANDRSIAGFTMTGHALVHWFETSIPILLVVWLAEFDVSVALLGLVVALGYAPFGLGALPGGILADRYGTKRLILCCLAGMSLAFLIISFGTSIYAVGVGLVLWGIAASVYHPAGLSLISTGVEERGTVFAWHGIAGNVGIALGPFVAATLLIFLEWQLVTAILAVPGILAVLYGLTADFDPTAAVADDVAAGANEALSLSDLTENSRVLFASAFALVFVIVTFEGLYYRGMLTYLPEILHDLPAMDGLAIPAGLEGIEPSHYIYVGLLVVGMGGQYVGGKLTDRVEPARGLVALFAVFVLLALAFIPVTQMGLGAVIVLCGVFGFFLFAIQPFYQDAVAVYTPPDTRGLSYGYTYLGEFGLGSASIAVGGVVLGEFSITVFFLVIAAFALAGAVLSVGLLSGFGRFSGPEPQYETSADD is encoded by the coding sequence ATGGACGCAAATGATCGGTCGATAGCTGGCTTTACCATGACCGGCCACGCGCTGGTCCACTGGTTCGAAACGTCGATTCCCATCTTGCTCGTCGTCTGGCTCGCGGAATTCGACGTCAGCGTCGCATTGCTGGGACTCGTCGTTGCACTCGGCTATGCGCCCTTCGGCCTCGGCGCGCTGCCCGGCGGCATCCTCGCGGACCGCTACGGAACGAAGCGCTTGATTCTCTGCTGTCTCGCGGGCATGAGCCTCGCCTTTCTCATTATCTCGTTCGGCACCTCGATCTACGCCGTCGGCGTCGGACTCGTCCTCTGGGGAATCGCCGCGTCGGTCTACCACCCCGCCGGACTCTCGCTCATCAGTACCGGCGTCGAAGAGCGCGGCACCGTCTTTGCGTGGCACGGCATCGCCGGCAACGTCGGCATCGCGCTCGGCCCATTCGTCGCCGCGACGCTGTTGATCTTCCTCGAGTGGCAACTCGTGACTGCCATCCTTGCCGTCCCCGGTATTCTCGCCGTGCTCTACGGACTGACCGCTGACTTCGATCCGACCGCAGCCGTCGCCGACGACGTTGCGGCCGGTGCGAACGAGGCACTGTCGCTGTCGGATCTCACTGAAAACTCCCGCGTGCTATTCGCCAGCGCCTTCGCGCTCGTGTTCGTCATCGTCACATTCGAGGGGCTGTACTACCGCGGAATGCTGACCTACCTCCCCGAGATTCTGCACGACCTGCCCGCGATGGACGGGCTGGCTATCCCCGCAGGCCTCGAGGGAATCGAGCCGAGTCACTACATCTACGTCGGGCTGCTCGTTGTCGGGATGGGCGGCCAGTACGTCGGCGGGAAGCTGACGGACCGGGTCGAACCTGCACGCGGATTGGTCGCGCTGTTCGCCGTCTTCGTCCTCCTCGCGCTCGCGTTCATCCCCGTCACGCAGATGGGATTGGGCGCAGTCATCGTCCTCTGTGGCGTCTTCGGTTTCTTCCTCTTTGCCATCCAGCCGTTCTATCAGGACGCTGTCGCCGTCTACACGCCCCCGGATACGCGCGGGCTCTCGTATGGCTACACCTACCTCGGCGAGTTCGGCCTCGGCTCGGCGAGTATCGCCGTCGGCGGCGTCGTCCTCGGGGAGTTTTCGATCACCGTGTTCTTCCTCGTGATCGCCGCGTTCGCACTCGCCGGTGCCGTCCTCTCGGTCGGCCTGCTCTCCGGATTCGGCCGATTCAGCGGGCCAGAACCCCAGTACGAGACGAGCGCGGACGACTGA